A single Coregonus clupeaformis isolate EN_2021a chromosome 39, ASM2061545v1, whole genome shotgun sequence DNA region contains:
- the LOC121559148 gene encoding CD276 antigen-like, producing MSAGTVQVVGSAEPIVALVGDDVILPCTLRPTFSAVYQTVEWQRPDLKPKEVHLYRDEKDDLALQNPSFRGRTSLFKEELEEGNASLKLTRVELSDAGNYTCYVPLLDHQKTTIQLIVGESTHLLTTQSPLRDRSHEIKGAASRPVIIIEGIKGDEVVLRCEAEGCYPEPVMEWCDVHGRVLPAAGPPETSRDREGCYTVTSHVNVPKTDNNTFTCRVQQPEIKHMKERRVHIPDQMFPTQCQSSWLTGLVAALVGVAVGVAVVAGGLYLLIKIGMLTISMERWTSVMQNP from the exons ATGTCTGCCG GGACAGTTCAGGTTGTTGGTTCTGCTGAGCCCATTGTGGCCTTAGTTGGCGACGACGTCATCCTGCCTTGCACCCTGAGACCCACCTTTAGCGCTGTGTATCAAACAGTAGAATGGCAGAGACCTGACCTAAAACCAAAAGAGGTGCATCTTTACAGAGATGAGAAGGACGACCTTGCGCTCCAGAATCCATCATTCAGGGGAAGGACGTCACTGTTTAAAGAAGAACTAGAGGAAGGCAACGCTAGTTTAAAGCTGACCAGAGTGGAACTCTCTGATGCTGGAAACTACACCTGTTACGTTCCACTGTTGGACCACCAGAAAACCACCATTCAACTCATTGTTGGTGAGTCAACACACCTGCTGACCACCCAATCCCCCTTAAGAGACAGATCACATGAAATCAAGG GTGCAGCGTCTCGACCAGTAATCATCATTGAAGGAATCAAAGGTGATGAGGTGGTCCTGCGCTGTGAGGCTGAAGGCTGCTACCCAGAGCCTGTCATGGAGTGGTGTGACGTTCATGGACGTGTCCTCCCTGCTGCTGGACCTCCAGAGACATCCAGAGACCGTGAAGGCTGCTACACTGTGACAAGCCATGTCAACGTCCCGAAAACGGACAACAACACGTTCACCTGTCGGGTTCAACAGCCGGAGATCAAACACATGAAGGAGAGACGGGTTCATATTCCAG ATCAAATGTTTCCTACGCAGTGCCAGTCCTCGTGGCTGACAGGTCTTGTTGCAGCTCTTGTTGGAGTTGCAGTTGGAGTTGCAGTTGTAGCTGGAGGTCTCTACCTGTTGATAAAAATAGGGATGTTGACCATCAGCATG GAGCGTTGGACGTCAGTAATGCAGAACCCTTAA